In Coraliomargarita sinensis, the genomic stretch CACCGCCTGCGCACACAAATTCGGTGGACCCAAAGGGGCGGGGTTCCTGCTGGTTCCGGAGGGTTGTGTCTCTGGGTTTGTCGGTGGGGCACAGGAGGGCGGTCGTCGTGCCGGCACGGAAAATTTGGCTGGTATTTTGTCGATGTTGGCTGCTCTGGAGGCTGTTGAAGCGAAGCGTGCGACTTTCTCAGCCAAGGCGAAGGGAGACTTCCTGGATGCGCTGGAAGAGGAAATGCCCGGAGTGACAGTGATTGGCCGCGGCCAGCCTGCGCTCTGGAATACGGTCGCCATCGTACTGCCGGACTTTAAAAGCAGCCGCTGGATTCGTGCCCTCGAAAGAAAAGGCGTTCTGGTCTCAGCGGGCTCGGCCTGCTCGACAGGTAAAGGTGGGCCTTCACACGTGCTGGCTGCAATGGGCCTCGACCCCAATCAGGCAGATCGAGCGTTGCGCATCAGCTCCGGATGGGAAACAACGCCGGACGATTGGAGCGCGTTGCTGGACGCCCTGCTCAGCAGCTACAAGGAACTCAAGAAGGAGGCTGCCGGCTCCAACTCGCAGGTTATTTCGATTTAGAACGTATGCGTTTCCTTAATCTGCGTCTGCAAAATTTCCGCAATATCGAGTTTGCCGAGCTCTCGCTGGATGCGCCCCGGACCTTTCTGCTCGGTGCGAACGGACAGGGGAAATCGAATATCCTTGAGGCGCTGAGCCTGGTGACTGCACTTCGCTCCTTTCGTACCCAAAATGCCGGGGCACTGCCGCGAAAAGAGGCGGGTCAGTATGCTCTGGTTTATGAAGTCGAGCATGACGAGTATGGCGTGACCGAGATCGAGATACATGGGGGACGTGAGGGACGAAAGCTTCTCGTCGATGGCGAGCCGGTCATGCGATTGGGCGATTTTATCGGGCGCTTCCCGGTTGTCCCTTTGAGTTCGGCCGACTTTCAGCTTTTGAGAGGAAGCCCTGCGGAACGGCGCCGTTTTCTGGATCTGACCTTGTCGTCAATCGACCGGCACTACTACGACGCGCTGCGACAATATCACCGAGGAATCACGGAGCGTAATCGACTGCTGAAGAATGGCCGCTCAAGCGCTGAATTTGATGCCTTCGAGGCCGAGATTGCCACTCATGCGGCGGTGCTCTCGCACAAGCGCACGGAGGGATTGGCCCGCCTTGGTTCTGTCCTGAAAGAAGTTTATACCGGACTGGCCGATGCCGACGAAGGTCCGGAGGTGGTCTACAGCCCCAATGTCGAAGTAAAAGACGCGTCTCAGTTTAAGGATGTTTTGGCGGCGTCGCGAAAGCGGGATGAAATCATGGGGGCGACGCAAAAAGGCCCGCACCGGGATGAC encodes the following:
- the recF gene encoding DNA replication/repair protein RecF (All proteins in this family for which functions are known are DNA-binding proteins that assist the filamentation of RecA onto DNA for the initiation of recombination or recombinational repair.); the encoded protein is MRFLNLRLQNFRNIEFAELSLDAPRTFLLGANGQGKSNILEALSLVTALRSFRTQNAGALPRKEAGQYALVYEVEHDEYGVTEIEIHGGREGRKLLVDGEPVMRLGDFIGRFPVVPLSSADFQLLRGSPAERRRFLDLTLSSIDRHYYDALRQYHRGITERNRLLKNGRSSAEFDAFEAEIATHAAVLSHKRTEGLARLGSVLKEVYTGLADADEGPEVVYSPNVEVKDASQFKDVLAASRKRDEIMGATQKGPHRDDMRLALNVGGAKEYASDGQQRGLCVALRIAQATLFREALQVAPVLLVDDVLGELDPHRKAGFWRACPGDLQIVATGTELPEDAPGWSVSRVKAGRLAPN
- a CDS encoding cysteine desulfurase family protein; protein product: MRFFDYNATTPLLPEARAAWLEANDACWLNPSSPYRAGAAAHARLEEARDRLAALLDVDSRRIVFNSGATEGNNAVLAGWSRTFGEKARVGVGATEHPSVLEAAKHHFDQRIDWLEPEPGGVIQPETLEGKAVSAVSIMAANNETGVLNPWQEWAKVCRGRGITMHCDASQWIGKMPLEGLGACDFVTACAHKFGGPKGAGFLLVPEGCVSGFVGGAQEGGRRAGTENLAGILSMLAALEAVEAKRATFSAKAKGDFLDALEEEMPGVTVIGRGQPALWNTVAIVLPDFKSSRWIRALERKGVLVSAGSACSTGKGGPSHVLAAMGLDPNQADRALRISSGWETTPDDWSALLDALLSSYKELKKEAAGSNSQVISI